From Oncorhynchus keta strain PuntledgeMale-10-30-2019 chromosome 8, Oket_V2, whole genome shotgun sequence:
gaatcgggtgccatttggaatgcattcTCAGTCTAGCTTCCTCCTTCAGCCTACCAAGACTTTGCGGTGACTCATAAGCAGGAACCCACGACAAAAGCTATATAATCTACTGTATTGTTTCCAGCCCAATTCCATGTTGTATTCCTGATTTAACTTTGTTGTGGGATCTATTACGATAAGACCGGTAATCAACACAGGGCCTTGATGGCCCACTCCTTCACTAGCCATTTGACATttaagaatgacaacaggcacACCAGCAGGTGCCTGGAAGGGAAAGCCAAAGAAGATGCATAAAATGGATTCAAATTTCCATGCTAAAAAATCTGTAAAATCCTTTAGGAAATGTGGTGAAGGGCTTAGTTATGTACCGTCTAGCTCCTATTTGAGTCATCATCAACACTCTGATCTGAAGAACAACTTAATGTAGCACTCGCTCAGTAAGCACTTACAGCACATACAGGTATGCTTTCAatgtcacccctctctccctccctccatcggGCCTAATTAAAGCACATAGATCTATGTGAACCCTGCTCCATCAAAATGTTGTTACCACTCCCCGCCCACATACAACCATGTATCTGTCCCCTCAGACAGCCCTGCGCTAGCCTACTTTCTTCAGTCGGGCGGCTGGGGGCTGTGTGGATGTCACAGCTAATCCTGGGGGAGTTCTCACATTGTGTCTCAGCAAACAGGCGGTCAGAGCCATTAAAAAGACATGCTTTGGTTAAACATCTATTAGCAGAACACTGCCCAGGCCCCTAGAGATTCTCCTATTGGTCAGAACGACTCCACGCTCAGGGGAGGGAGGGTTTCTGTTCGAAACGATTTCTCCCACAGCTGTTCGGTGTTACATCATTAGTCATCTGCTCCATAGAAAGTGTTACCGTCCAAAGGCGTTCTATGGAGGCTGCATTTGGGGATCGTCAGTTCACATTAGCAGAGGAAAGGTAGAAGAAAATAATATATAACTACTGTGAAATGGCTGTTTTCCTATCAATTTTACGACCTCCCAGTGAACAAAAGAGCCAAACCGAACATATACATGTGGAAACTGTAAGAGACAACAAAATGGAAGAGTGCTCTCTCCAGTTGGCTGTTCCGTCAGCTGTTGACATATGCTACAAACATCCTTATGGTATTGTCAGCGCTCTCCAAGGCCTGCTCTGGTGAAGACCACTGTTCACTGGTGGCTGTATATGTGTGGGGGAGAATAAGAACACTAAGCTTAAGAACGTGACCAAGAAGTGGGTTAGATTAGGGAGATGTGCTGTATTAAGGCTGGTCTTGGTGAACGTAGCATACTACATTACAAAAGCGAGTGTAGTAAACGACAAAGACAAAGCTGTCTCCAAATATCTGGTATAAAGTGTTACACTGCCATTGTAGTCAAGCAGAATGAATTAAATCTCATTGCAATCTATTTATATCAAACTGCTAGTGGAGAAGATAATTTCTATTAGACATCCAAACACTCCCATCCATATGAATTTAGTCAGtggagcattttttttttttggggggggctctatactccagcattttggatttgagatcaaatgtttcatattaCTTGAAGCACTTTGAGATTCTATGATTAGCGCTACAGAAGTTTAATAAATGAAACTACTCCAGACATCATTCACCATTCAGTTCCTATTGGGCAAAATGCAACCAAAACCAACTGCAAATGCACCCATTGAGTTTGTAGGGTCACCAGattgatgtaatcattgtgtaCTAGGAATATAGGACCAAATGCTAAACTTTACACCACTTCAATAccctataagtgaatttgtccaaatacttatgacttCTTTAAAATGGGGCAACTTGATACATGAAGTGTTTTCATATCTTAACAGTAAAGCagaaaaggtgacattctgtactgtcgcctcataGGAAAAATTTGATCATAAATCCAAAATTCTGGATTACAGagaaataatttaaaaaatgactcactgtccaaataaatatggAGGTGAGTATAGGAGAATAAAGGCCTCCTCCTTCGTCTAGTTCTTTTCAGAGCGGGGTTGGATGACCAGTTCAGGGAAGCCTGTGCGATGGTCCATCTGTCTGTCAAACAGCAGATCAGAGGCCTCACCGATGACCACCTCAGCCGTGGTGAACACCTCCAGGTCTCCCAGTACATGTCCTCCCAACGTCTTCCCCTCCTTGTCGGCCAGGCAGATGTGGAGGTGAGCCTCCTTGTTCAGCGTGCCCACCAGCGACACGATCTCAAAGCGCTCGTCAAGATGGATCACCTGGAAACAGGTTGGAGGAAAAAACTACTTAGGGTGGTAACACAAGGttattacagtgccttcggaaagtattcagaccccttgactttcccccacattttgtaatgttacagccttattataaaatgcattaatgattacatttttttttatctacacacaataccccataatgacaaaatgaaaacaggtttttagaaatgtttatacatttgtaaaaaaacaaacccaaatacattatttacataagtattcagaacctttgctatgagactctaaattgagctcaggtgcatcctgtttccattgatcgtacttgagatgtttctacaacttgattggaatccacctgtggtaaatttaattgattggacatgatttggaaaggcacacacctgtctatataaaggtcccagaTGACAGTGGACGTCAgggaaaaaacaacaaacaaaaaaaacaagccaCGAGGTCTATTTACTATACAGGATTAcagtcattacattacattttacatttaagtcatttagcagacgctcttatccagagcgacttacaaattggtgcattcaccttatgacatccagtggaacagtcactttacaatagtgcatctaaatcttttaaggggggggtgagaaggattactttatcctatcctaggtattccttaaagaggtggggtttcaggtgtctccggaaggtggtgattgactccgctgtcctggcgtcgtgagggagtttgttccaccattggggggccagagcagcgaacagttttgactgggctgagcgggaactgtacttcctcagtggtagggaggcgagcaggccagaggtggatgaacgcagtgcccttgtttgggtgtagggcctgatcagagcctggaggtactgaggtgccgttcccctcacagctccgtaggcaagcaccatggtcttgtagcggatgcgagcttcaactggaagccagtggagagagcggaggagcggggtgacgtgagagaacttgggaaggttgaacaccagacgggctgcggcgttctggatcagttgtaggggtttaatggcacaggcaggagcccagccaacagcgagttgcagtaatccagacgggagatgacaagtgcctggattaggaccggcgccgtttcctgtgtgaggcagggtcgtactctgcggatgttgtagagcatgaacctacaggaatgggccaccgccttgatgttagttgagaacgacagggtgttgtccaggatcacgccaaggttcttagcgctctgggaggaggacacaatggagttgtcaaccgtgatggcgagatcatggaacgggcagtccttccccgggaggaagagcagctccgtcttgccgaggtacagcttgaggtggtgatccgtcatccacactgatatgtctgccagacatgcagagatgcgattcgccacctggtcatcagaaggggaaagagaagattaattgtgtgtcgtctgcatagcaatgataggagagaccatgtgaggttatgacagagccaagtgacttggtgtatagcgagaataggagagggcctagaacagagccctgggggacaccagtggtgagagcgcgtggtgaggagacagattctcgccacgccacctggtaggagcgacctgtcaggtaggacgcaatccaagcgtgggccgcgccggagatgcccaactcggagagggtggagaggaggatctgatggttcacagtatcgaaggcagccgataggtctagaaggatgagagcagaggagagagagctttagcagtgcggagcgcctccgtgatacagagaagagcagtctcagttgaatgactagtcttgaaacctgactgatttggatcaagaaggtcattctgagagagatagcgggagagctggccaaggacggcacgttcaagagttttggagagaaaagaaagaagggatactggtctgtagttgttgacatcggagggatcgagtgtaggttttttcagaaggggtgcaactctcgctctcttgaagacggaagggacgtagccagcagtcagggatgagttgatgagcgaggtgaggtaagggagaagg
This genomic window contains:
- the LOC118386694 gene encoding bifunctional protein GlmU-like, with translation MASAGSALKVHAVRFGPGQELLCSLLAFVEERNLKAPFIITCVGSVTKATLRLANATAGNTNEVIHLDERFEIVSLVGTLNKEAHLHICLADKEGKTLGGHVLGDLEVFTTAEVVIGEASDLLFDRQMDHRTGFPELVIQPRSEKN